In Akkermansia muciniphila, the DNA window CTGCCGGCAGGTGCCACCGGCAGGCGCGGGAAGTCTCATCCTCATACATGCCCAGGTGGATGCTTTCCGTTCCGTTCAGGGCTTCCGCCAGTGTGGGGCCGTGAGCGGAATCAAGCACGGGATTTCCCGAATCCAGCAGGAAAACGATGTCTGTTTTTTTCTGCCGGATGTCCCGGATGAAATCCTCCAGCGTGCCGTGGGGCAGGGAGGCCGGAGCTTTCAAAAGCTGGATGCAGGTTCCGATGGCGCCCAGGAGGCGGTTGAGCTTCCAGACGCACCCGGACAGCTCCGGATGGTCTTCCCCCAGCAGAACCAGGCTTTCTCCGGGATGGCTGTATAAATCATCCCCGCAGCGGCGGAGCCATGCGAGTTCCCGTTCCGTAAGTGAGGCTGGGGCCTCCGGTGCGGGCTGGGGAAACCGGGAGGAGAATTTCCTGCCGGCGATGTAACGGAACAACTCCTCCGTAAAAATTGCCAGACGGGCGGGAGAAACGGGCAGCCTGTGGTCTGCATGGGCTCCGGTCAGGGAAACGCGGCCTTCCGCGGCGTAAAGGCGTGTGCGGTTCCGGTTCTCCTCCTTGTAATGGAGGCCCTCCGGGGAACGGGCGGCGATAAAGTCACGGGTGTTGCCGTAAGGATTTTCATGCAGGAAATCGCAATCCAGGGCCAGGATGCGTTTGGCGCGGGTGAACCGGACGCGGAACCGTACTTCCTGCGGCAGGCCTGCCTGCATGGCGGAGCCGGGAGCGGGAACAGGGGAATCATGGTAAATCCGGACGCCGGGGTTTTTCCTGGTGATTTCCTCCAGCATGGAGTGCACCAGGGGGGAATCTGTTTCCGGTAGAAGAAGGCCTATGCTGCCGCCGTCCCTCAGGTTGCGGGACCAGGAGGAAAAGGCGCCGCGGAACTCGTCCCCGGAGGCCGGCTTGCCATGGAACAGGATGTGCTTGCTGCGGCCCGGATCGTAAAGGTCCAGAATGGAGGCCTGGGCCGTGGCCGGCAGGCCCGGACCGTCCGGATACGGCAGGGAGGGAAGCAGCTTGACGGGCCGCCCTTCATAGCAGGCGGCCAGGACGGGCCGGGCGCTCCCGCCCATGGCCAGGCAGGTGGCGTAAGCCGTTTCTACGCCGGGCACGGACCATTCCGGTCCTTCATTATAGGGAACCAGGTATTTTTCCACACGGCGGCAGGCGGGCAGCCCCACCCCCACCAGGACTGCGCCCGCGCCCATCCATTTCATGAAGGAGCGGCGCGTCATCTCCCGCTCTTCTTCCGGAAGAAAAGCGGGGTGGCTCTGGGGAGCTTCATTCTGGTGAAATGGGGGAAGGGGAGTCAAACCGGAGGATGATGTGGATTAACGGGAAATGGGAACGGCTTGTTTTAGGCAATCCGGAAGGTGAAATCAAGCGGTGATTACCGGCTGCACCCATCTTCAGGGCAGCGGAAGTCCGTGGAAAAAGGGCATCCGTCCTTTTTTTGACGGTATTCAATGTAATTCATTACGGCCTCAAGCTGGGGATCGTTCAGCAGGATGGCCCTGGATTCATAATCCCCGCAATTTTCCGGAACGAGGGGAAGGTAGTCCATGGCGTCGCAGGTTTCAAGCTGGCCGCGGAGGTCCAGCGTCAGCCATGCCGGCAGGAGAAAACGGTATCCCTTTGGATCGGTAAAAACCAGGGCGTCCCGGCATGCCCGGATCATGGAAGGGGTGATGCGGCGCCAGTCGGTCCGCTCTTCATAGGGACCGATGGCGTCACAGGTTTCCCTGGGGGCGTACATGTCGATGAGTTCCGTCGTCATCAGGCCGATGCCGTCTTCCAGAATGACGCCGTCAAAGGCGGAATCTATTTGTTCCAGGAGAAGTTCTTCTTCATGCGAAACAGGTTTGGGGGCGGGGAAGGGGTTGGAAAATTCCTGCTGAAAATAAGCCAGAATATGCGGGGCCGCTTCTTCCGGAGGGCAGGAGTAAACAATGCCGAGGTCCAATTCCATAACTTCATCATACAGTAACGGTCCGGCATTCATCTATCGCGAAAATGGAAGGTATGATGACTGGAAAGGCATGTTTGCCGGGAGCCGGCCTGCGCCCGGTGGTCAATGGTGGCAGGCGGTGCAGTCCATTCTTGGCTGAATCTTCCACTGGTGTTTCAGGAAATCTCCCAATTGAAGCGGAGTTTGGATGCGGTTTCCCTCCCCGTCCCGGATGGAATGCGTGCGAAGGTAATCCGCGGCGGAATAATGGGAGCTGGCCGTTTCCTCCAGCGGGCGCAGGTGCGGGGCGGGGTCGCGGTGGCAGTCCAGGCACCACTGCATGCGGGCATCGCGCGGAGCCCTGATGCGTTCCATGCCTGCCACGTCCCCATGGCAGGAAGTACAGCCGATGCCGCGGTTCAGGTGGGCCATGTGGTTGAAATAGGCATGGCCGGACAGGCGGTTGACCATGACCCAGCGGACCGGTTCCCCCGTATAGCCGGGAAATTGGGGGTCCGCCGCCGCTCGCAGCGGAGCGATGAGCGGGCTGTCCGGGAGAATATGCTGGTGGCAGCCCAGGCAGGACTTCGTATCCGGAATGCCGGCCCTGGGAGAGCGCTGGGCGGCGCTGTGGCAGGCCGTGCAGCTCATCTTCAGGTCTCCGGCGTGGAGCTTGTGGGAAAAACGCACCGGCTGCACGGGTTCATACTCCGGAATCTGGAAATTGACGTAATACACCCCACCCAGCGCCAGCGCGGCGGCAAGCGCAATCAGCGCGACGCCTCCGTAAAAGCGCCTGTTGGTATTGGGTGGAAAGATGTTGGCCATGGTCCGGTAGAGAGAAAAGGCGGGACCCGCCGTCAGGCCGCTCTGCCCGGCCGCGGAATGCGGGCGGGAGG includes these proteins:
- a CDS encoding DUF6714 family protein, with the translated sequence MELDLGIVYSCPPEEAAPHILAYFQQEFSNPFPAPKPVSHEEELLLEQIDSAFDGVILEDGIGLMTTELIDMYAPRETCDAIGPYEERTDWRRITPSMIRACRDALVFTDPKGYRFLLPAWLTLDLRGQLETCDAMDYLPLVPENCGDYESRAILLNDPQLEAVMNYIEYRQKKDGCPFSTDFRCPEDGCSR
- a CDS encoding cytochrome c3 family protein, producing MANIFPPNTNRRFYGGVALIALAAALALGGVYYVNFQIPEYEPVQPVRFSHKLHAGDLKMSCTACHSAAQRSPRAGIPDTKSCLGCHQHILPDSPLIAPLRAAADPQFPGYTGEPVRWVMVNRLSGHAYFNHMAHLNRGIGCTSCHGDVAGMERIRAPRDARMQWCLDCHRDPAPHLRPLEETASSHYSAADYLRTHSIRDGEGNRIQTPLQLGDFLKHQWKIQPRMDCTACHH